In Vicia villosa cultivar HV-30 ecotype Madison, WI unplaced genomic scaffold, Vvil1.0 ctg.000025F_1_1, whole genome shotgun sequence, one genomic interval encodes:
- the LOC131622180 gene encoding uncharacterized protein LOC131622180, with product MDYVPARSSSASRSRLSRTSSSREEEVREEEVGHEEEEIADVHPEHDEDDAQDAGEEDYPGGPSDTSMLIFYHDHVARRVWDCEERTTINSVNHARKIFDLFKPRAQWFNDIVVGSRLGGLCMTRYSIINHDMQGAFAGNNFLVTSDMHIRNY from the exons ATGGATTACGTGCCTGCAAGATCTTCATCTGCATCGAGGAGTCGGCTATCTCGGACGTCTTCCTCTCGTGAGGAAGAGGTACGTGAGGAGGAGGTGGGACATGAGGAGGAGGAGATAGCCGATGTTCACCCTGAGCACGACGAGGATGATGCTCAAGACGCGGGGGAGGAGGACTACCCGGGAGGGCCTTCAGACACATCTATGTTGATTTTCTATCATGACCATGTCGCTCGACGAGTTTGGGATTGTGAG GAACGGACAACCATAAACTCTGTGAACCATGCgcgaaaaatatttgatttgtttaaaCCACGGGCTCAGTGGTTTAATGACATTGTAGTTGGTTCCAGACTTGGCGGGTTATGCATGACCAGATATAGTATCATCAACCAtgacatgcagggggcatttgctGGAAACAATTTCTTGGtaacttcggatatgcatatccgaaattatTGA